Below is a genomic region from Ammonifex degensii KC4.
GCCCTGCTCAAAGCCTTAAGATCGCGGGTCGACCCGCCCGTCATTGCCCGGGCCGAGAAGGGGATGGTGGTTTTGGATCCCCGGACTTTTTCCGAGGAGGAGATACCCCTACTTGTAGAAGCTTTTAGGCAGGTTCTGGCGGAGGGATGGGCTTGAAGCGGGTAATCATCGGCACAGCAGGGCATGTAGACCACGGCAAGACGGCCCTCATAAAGGCGCTTACCGGCATCGATACCGATCGCCTGAAGGAGGAAAAGGAGCGGGGCATCTCCATAGAACTGGGTTTTGCCTACCTTGACCTTCCCAGCGGCATAAGGGCGGGAATAGTGGATGTTCCTGGGCACGAGCGCCTGGTGCGGACCATGCTGGCCGGGGCCCACGGCATAGACCTGGTGCTGCTGGTGGTGGCAGCAGATGAAGGTGTAATGCCGCAGACGCGGGAACACGTGGATATAATAGGGTTGCTCGGGATCGGCCGGGGCGTGGTGGCCCTTACCAAGATAGATCTGGTGGAGCCCGACTGGCTGGAATTGGTGCAAGAAGAGGTGAAGGAGTATCTTACCGGCACCTCTCTCCGGGACGCTCCCATCGTGCCCGTTTCGGCGGTTACGGGTGAGGGACTGGCGGAGCTTGTTCGGGTGTTGGACGCCTTGGCTCAAGAGGTAACGGAGAAGCCGGCTACGGGACCGGTACGCCTGCCGCTGGACCGGGTTTTCACCGTTGCGGGGTTCGGTACGGTGGTCACGGGCACTCTGGTATCAGGCACCATAAGGGTGGGAGACACTTTAAGCATCTTGCCGCCGGGTAAGACGGTGCGCGTGCGCCAGCTCCAGGTACACAAACAGCGAGTGGAGGAGGCCCGGGCCGGACAGCGGGTGGCCGCCAACCTGGTGGGGGTAGAGGCGGGGGAGATCGAGCGAGGGAACGTGCTGGTGACCCCGGGAGCCTATTCCGCCGTAACCTTGCTGGACGCCAAGCTTTATCTTCTGCCTAACGCCCGGCCCCTCAAGCACCGGGCCAAGGTGCGCTTTCACCTGGGAACCACCGAGGTTTCGGCGCAGCTGCACCTGCTCGACCGGGAGGAACTGGCCCCGGGAGAGGAGGCCCTTCTGCAACTCCTGCTGGAGGAGCCGGTGGTGGCGGCCAAGGAAGACAGGTTTGTCATCCGTTCCTTTTCTCCACCTTTAACTGTAGGCGGGGGGAGGGTGCTGGCCCTACCCCGGATGAAGTATAAGCGCTTTCGTCCGGAGGTGCTGCAATATCTGGGCCGGCTGGCCGAGGGGGAGCTCAAGGATCAGGTCGAGGCTTACCTGCACAAGGAAAACCGGCCGGTGAGTTTGGGAACAATAGCGGAAGCGCTGACCGAAGAGAAGGAAAGGGTAATACAGGTCCTGGAGGAGCTATCCAACGAGGAGAAGGTAAAGCTCATAAAGGTAGAGGGGCAGGTCTACGCCTGCGCCGCTACCGCTTACCGGCAGCTGCGCGAGAAGGCTTGCTCCCTGGTCGCCCGCTACCTGGAAGAGTATCCCTTGCGCGAGGGAATGCCCAAAGAGGAGCTGCGCTCGCGGCTGCTGCCCCAGTTCGGGGTGCGGGCCTTCCAGGCCCTGCTGGAGGAATGGGCAGGTGAGGGAGCGTTAAGCCTCACCGCGCAGGCGGTGAGCCTGCCCGGGCAGGCCCACCCTTCGGCGGAAGACCAGGAGCGCATTGCCTCCCTGGAAGAAGTCTACCGGCGCGGAGGGTTACAACCCCCTTCTCTGCGGGAAGCTGCCTCGCTCATAGGGGTAGAGGAGAAAAGGGCGGAGGAGTATCAGGGTTATCTCTTGCGCAGCGGACGGCTGGTCAAGGTGGCCGAGGGTATAATTTTTCATCAGGAAGTGCTGGCAGCGGCTGAGGCCCAGGTAGTGGCTGCCCTCAAGGAACGAGGAGAGATTACGGTGGCCGAGGTCCGCGACCTCCTGTCCACCTCCCGCAAGTATGTGGTACCCCTGCTGGAATACCTCGACGGGAAAAGGGTGACCAGAAGAGTAGGGGACAAAAGGGTGCTGGTTAAAAAGGGGTGAAGGGTTGTGGCTTTGCTCGACTTTCCCGAAGGTGTAGAGGTCTTCACAGTGACGGCGGGCGAGGAGCCTTTAAGGCTTGTCTTTTTGGTCACCAGGACCAGGGAAGGGATCATCGTGCAGCTGTTGGGCGGAGATAAGCCGCATGTGGGGGCTATTGTTCTTTCCCTGCCCCGTCCCAGTCGTTCGGTTCCCGAGGAAAGGCGCACCACCACCACCGTGCTTCCCCTTTACGGCCACCAGGATGATGAGGTAGCTCGGCCGGTGGCCGAGGAGCTGGCGCGGAAATCGGGGCAGCCGGTGGTGGTGGTAGCAGGAATCCACATCGACCAGGCTTCGGCGGCCGATATAGAGAGGATAAAGCTTTACACCCAAGAAGGTCTGCGTCTGCTCCTCCAGAACTTCTTTTAAATGAGTCTGCCGGCGTGAATGATGTAGCTCCAATTAAGCCCTCCACCCGGAGGGTGTCCCAAACCCTTGATTCTCAAGGCCGCGCGGGGCTTTCCTAAATCCTGGAAGTGCGAAATAGTGCGGTTGAAAGCCCGGTTTTTTCGGGGGTTGCGGAGAGGTGCGTTTGCAAATTGGTTTGCAACAATTATGGGTGACTTTTACAGTAGCGGGTAAGAGGAGCGGGACGTCCTGAAAGAGGACGTTTTTTGTTTTTAGGACTTCCCCGGGCCGGGAGAAAGTTCCCGGCCTTTTTTATTTGGAGCTAAAAAACTTGCCCGGGCGCCGTGCCCGGGAGAAAGAGGAGGGATTGCCCGTGGTGACGCGGGAAGAAGGCGTGTTCGTCCCCCTGCCGGACCTCAGGGAGTGCCCGGTAGAGGGGACGTGGGAGAGGCTGGAGTGGTGGTACGACCGGGTCCTGGAGGCGGCCGGCGTCCGGAAGGACGCGGTGCGGGAGATCGACTCCTCCCTGGTACGGGTCCACCCGGAGGACGCGAAGGAGCTGTGGTGGTTCGCGTCCGAGGGGGAAGACCCCCGGAAGGCGGGGGCCGTCCTGCTGTTCAAGGCTCCTTCTTCCTGGGGCACCAGGAGGGGGTACGTGGAGCTCCTGCCGGGGTGGGTGAAAGAAGCGTGAGCCTGAGGAACATGTACGAGGTGAAGAAGCCCGGGCTGTTCCACGCTTCCCGGCGGAAGTGCGGGGAGAACTTCGTCGTCCTGCTCCAGGACCGGGAGGCCGGAGTTCTGGTTTCCGGCGACCCCTCGGACGCTCCCGACGTCCTGACCGTGGTGGGGTGGGGGAAGGTCTACGTGCTTTCCCCCTGCACGGTCAAGGCTTACGGGAACGGGCACAACGGGGGCCTGGTGGTCTTCGCGGAAGGCCCCGGGGTGCGCGTGGAGGCGAACGACGGGACGGTAGTGTACGCGAAAGACGGGGCGGAGGTGCTGGTGAAGAGCCCGAGGGCCCGGGCCTTCGGCATCAACGCCAGGCTCTCCGTCCTGGGAGAGGAGGTACACGAAGAATGAGCCACTTCGCGACCGTCAGGACGCAGATAAGAGACCTCGGGTTGCTGGACGAGGCGGCGATGGAGCTGGGACTGGTCGTCAGCTCCCGCCGGGAGGTGCGCGGCTGGGCCGGGCAGCTCCACCAGGCCGACCGGGTCTACGAGGTGCCCGGCCACCGGTACGACGTGGGCGTCGTCCGGCAGGACGACGGAACCTACGCCCTGGTGGCCGACTGGTGGGGCGTGGAGCAGAAGGCCCCTGGCCTGCAGGGGAGGCTGCTGCAGGAGTACGCCGTGAAGGCAGTCCTGCGGCAGGCAAAGCTCCTGGGGCAGCGGGCCGTCGTCCGGCGGGAAAGTGGCGGCGTGGTGCAGATAAAGATCAGCGTTTAGCAGGGGAGGGACCGGAATGAATCTGGTGGAAGCCAGGGAAGTTTTTCTGCGCCTGGTGGGGCCGGACGGCACCGGGGTGGTGGGCTCCCGGGAGTTTTCCCGGGCCGCCGGGGTGGACCCCAAGGTGGCACTCTGGTGGCTGGACCGGCTGGTGGAAGCCGGGGTGGCGTCGGAGCTGGGAGGTAAGGAGAAGCGCAGGGGCAAGGGAGGCGTCCTTGCCAGGCGCCTCTTCGTCCTGCGCTACCAGGCCAAGGGGGTGCGAGCGTGAGCAAGGAAATCGTCGTCGTGGTGAAGCCCGACGGCAGCGTGGAAGTCGACGCCGTGGGGTTCAGCGGGAGCGAGTGCCTGGAAGCTACCATGCCCTACGAGAAGGTGCTTGGCACGGTATCTTCCAGAAAAAAGAAGCCCGAGTTCCTGGCGGAGAGGGGTGCTGCCGGTGTCCGGAGAGACACGAGAATCCGGGCTTGAGATAATCATACTCCCCAACGGAGAAGTGATAGTTCCCTGGGCCGTGCCGGAGCTGGAGGCGCTGCTCTCACCGCTGGGGACGGAGGAGGACGTAAGCCTGATTTTCGGCGGCAAGGTCTACTGCGGGTAGTCCCTTTCTGCGGGGCTGCCCGCGGAACCTTCTGAATCTAAAAAGGGGGAATCTGAAGATGTCCGGGAGGAACGGTATTCCTGCGTGGTACCAGGAAGTTGTGAGGAAGTGGCAGGCCGGGATAGCACACGTGTTCGTGCTTTACGGGAACACCCCCGACACCGTGGACGGGGTGAGGACGCTGGAGCAGTTCCTCGTCTCCTCGGGGCTCTGCGCGCCCCGGCCCTGCGTCATGGTGTACGACCGGGCGAGGGGGCTCAGGTTTCCCCTTCCCTCCCACAGGGAGGCGTTTTACCGGGCACTCGGGCTTAGCGCTCCCTCCCCGGAGGAGGAAGTCCTGCCCGCCGAGCCGGCGGCTGCCCTCCGCCTCGCCGGGCAGGTCCTGGCGAGGAGCGCGGAAGACGGCGGGCCCTACGCGGCGCTGGTCGTGCTGTACGCGGAGACCATAGTGCCGAGTGGAGACCTGCAGGCGATGGGGCCGGAGGACCGGACGGTGCTGACGCTGGTCCGCGCCTGGGCCTCGGACCCGGAGTTCGTGAGGGTCGGCCCGCCGGTGTTCCTCGTGGCGGAGGAGCTGGCGGCGGTGCACCCCTCGCTGCGGGCCGCGTCCTCGAGGGTCGAGCTGGTCGAGGTGCCCTACCCTGCTTTGGAGGAGAGGCTGGCCTATGTGGAGGCCCTCTCGGAGAGGCACGGGGTAGTGGTGGAAGACACGGCGGAGCTGGCCCGGGTGACCGCGGGCCTGAAGCGGGTACACATAGAGGACATCTTCCTGCGCGCCAGTCTGGAGGGCGTAAAAGTGGACGCCTCCCTGGCGTCGGCCCGGAAGCAGGAGATCGTGCGGGGAGAGTTCCAGGAGGTGCTGGAGCTCCCCGACCCGCCGTTCGGGCTGGACGCCATAGGCGGGTACGAGCACGTGAAGCAGTTTTTCCGCTGCAGGGTCGTAGAACCGCTGAAGAAGGGAGACCTGCGGCGGGTGCCGATGGGAGTCCTGCTCCTCGGGCCTCCCGGCACGGGAAAGACGGCGTTCGCCATGGCCGTGGCGAGGGAGTCGGGCCTCAACTGCGCCGTCCTGAACGTGTCGAGGCTCTTCGACCGGTGGGTGGGGAGCTCCGAGGCCCGGCTGGAGAGGGCGCTCTCCTGCATTGAGAGCCTGGCGCCCTGCCTGGTGATCCTGGACGAGATCGACCAGGCGGGCATGGGGCGCGAGAGTCAAGGGGACTCTGGTGTGTCGAACCGGCTCTTCCGGAGGCTGCTGGAGTACATGTCGGACGCCCGGAGGCGCGGGAGGGTGGTGTTCGTCGGAATCACCAACCGGCCGGACCTCCTGGACCCGGCGCTGAAGCGCCCCGGGCGGTTCGACGTGAAGCTGCCGGTGCTGCCTCCTGGCCCCGAAGAGAGGGTGGAGGTCTTCCGGGCGGTGTGCCGGAGGTACGGCATACCCGCCGAGGTGAAGGACTTCTCCTCCTTCGTGCGGGAAACGGAGGGCTGGACGGGGGCGGAGATAGAGGCGCTGGTCCTGAAGGCGTGGGAGGTAGCCGGGGATTCCGGGAGCGCCGTCCTGAAGGACGAACACCTGGCCGAAGCGCTGGATCTCTACATTCCCTCCACCTGCTGCGTGGAGGAGATGACCCGGCTGGCGCTGAGGGAGGTGAGCGACCTCTCTTTGGTGCCGCCGGAGTACCGGCACCTGGTGAAAGAGAGAAAGAAGAAGGAGGCCCAGGTAGTGCTGGAGGCCCCAGCGCGGTCTGTGAGGAAGCTTTAAAGAACACCCTAGCAGGTCCGGCGTCTTTCTGGACGCCGGGCTTTTTTGTTTGGGAGCAAAAACTACTGTCCGGGTAAAGGCCCGGGAAAAAAGCAGAGTGGCCCGCTTTTA
It encodes:
- a CDS encoding proteasome assembly chaperone 4 family protein, yielding MALLDFPEGVEVFTVTAGEEPLRLVFLVTRTREGIIVQLLGGDKPHVGAIVLSLPRPSRSVPEERRTTTTVLPLYGHQDDEVARPVAEELARKSGQPVVVVAGIHIDQASAADIERIKLYTQEGLRLLLQNFF
- the selB gene encoding selenocysteine-specific translation elongation factor; this encodes MGLKRVIIGTAGHVDHGKTALIKALTGIDTDRLKEEKERGISIELGFAYLDLPSGIRAGIVDVPGHERLVRTMLAGAHGIDLVLLVVAADEGVMPQTREHVDIIGLLGIGRGVVALTKIDLVEPDWLELVQEEVKEYLTGTSLRDAPIVPVSAVTGEGLAELVRVLDALAQEVTEKPATGPVRLPLDRVFTVAGFGTVVTGTLVSGTIRVGDTLSILPPGKTVRVRQLQVHKQRVEEARAGQRVAANLVGVEAGEIERGNVLVTPGAYSAVTLLDAKLYLLPNARPLKHRAKVRFHLGTTEVSAQLHLLDREELAPGEEALLQLLLEEPVVAAKEDRFVIRSFSPPLTVGGGRVLALPRMKYKRFRPEVLQYLGRLAEGELKDQVEAYLHKENRPVSLGTIAEALTEEKERVIQVLEELSNEEKVKLIKVEGQVYACAATAYRQLREKACSLVARYLEEYPLREGMPKEELRSRLLPQFGVRAFQALLEEWAGEGALSLTAQAVSLPGQAHPSAEDQERIASLEEVYRRGGLQPPSLREAASLIGVEEKRAEEYQGYLLRSGRLVKVAEGIIFHQEVLAAAEAQVVAALKERGEITVAEVRDLLSTSRKYVVPLLEYLDGKRVTRRVGDKRVLVKKG
- a CDS encoding DUF1257 domain-containing protein — translated: MSHFATVRTQIRDLGLLDEAAMELGLVVSSRREVRGWAGQLHQADRVYEVPGHRYDVGVVRQDDGTYALVADWWGVEQKAPGLQGRLLQEYAVKAVLRQAKLLGQRAVVRRESGGVVQIKISV
- a CDS encoding DUF2997 domain-containing protein, whose amino-acid sequence is MSKEIVVVVKPDGSVEVDAVGFSGSECLEATMPYEKVLGTVSSRKKKPEFLAERGAAGVRRDTRIRA
- a CDS encoding ATP-binding protein — its product is MSGRNGIPAWYQEVVRKWQAGIAHVFVLYGNTPDTVDGVRTLEQFLVSSGLCAPRPCVMVYDRARGLRFPLPSHREAFYRALGLSAPSPEEEVLPAEPAAALRLAGQVLARSAEDGGPYAALVVLYAETIVPSGDLQAMGPEDRTVLTLVRAWASDPEFVRVGPPVFLVAEELAAVHPSLRAASSRVELVEVPYPALEERLAYVEALSERHGVVVEDTAELARVTAGLKRVHIEDIFLRASLEGVKVDASLASARKQEIVRGEFQEVLELPDPPFGLDAIGGYEHVKQFFRCRVVEPLKKGDLRRVPMGVLLLGPPGTGKTAFAMAVARESGLNCAVLNVSRLFDRWVGSSEARLERALSCIESLAPCLVILDEIDQAGMGRESQGDSGVSNRLFRRLLEYMSDARRRGRVVFVGITNRPDLLDPALKRPGRFDVKLPVLPPGPEERVEVFRAVCRRYGIPAEVKDFSSFVRETEGWTGAEIEALVLKAWEVAGDSGSAVLKDEHLAEALDLYIPSTCCVEEMTRLALREVSDLSLVPPEYRHLVKERKKKEAQVVLEAPARSVRKL